One region of Hymenobacter sediminicola genomic DNA includes:
- a CDS encoding (R)-mandelonitrile lyase → MTSLRTAQIFLVLSTVLLLTSFGTKLPQQTQPPTRKTTQNLIFPKGQRAPAANFTGTVYLFPLVQDDTTFHCVSGSVTFEPGARSNWHTHAAGQILLVTNGVGYYQEAGQPIRLLRQGDVIKAQPGVKHWHGASPRQAMTHIALNVNTEKGIVTWLQPVTEQEYTSYR, encoded by the coding sequence ATGACCAGCCTTCGAACCGCTCAGATTTTTCTCGTCCTGAGTACCGTGCTTCTGTTGACTAGCTTCGGGACTAAGCTTCCTCAGCAGACGCAGCCGCCGACGCGTAAAACCACGCAAAACCTCATCTTCCCGAAAGGCCAGCGGGCCCCAGCTGCCAATTTCACGGGCACCGTTTACCTCTTTCCGTTGGTGCAAGATGATACTACGTTCCATTGTGTGAGCGGCAGCGTCACATTTGAGCCAGGAGCCCGCTCAAACTGGCACACGCATGCTGCCGGCCAGATTCTGCTGGTGACTAATGGCGTGGGCTACTATCAGGAAGCGGGCCAGCCCATACGTCTGCTGCGCCAAGGGGATGTCATCAAGGCCCAGCCGGGCGTGAAGCACTGGCACGGGGCCTCGCCACGGCAGGCCATGACGCACATTGCGCTCAACGTCAATACCGAGAAGGGCATTGTGACTTGGCTGCAGCCCGTGACAGAACAGGAATACACCAGCTACCGGTAG
- a CDS encoding cupin domain-containing protein, whose translation MENHINAPSGTQQGAAENFNGVAWVTLLTQPGNPTDCVVGDVTFEPGARNNWHSHPAGQILVVTAGMGYYQEQGKPAQLLRPGDAVSIAPGVVHWHGATTTSLFTHLAIGPNSSQGMADWGAPVTDEEYQAAHRP comes from the coding sequence ATGGAAAACCACATCAACGCCCCTTCCGGCACCCAGCAAGGAGCAGCTGAAAACTTCAACGGCGTTGCGTGGGTGACGCTGCTCACCCAACCCGGCAACCCGACCGACTGCGTAGTCGGCGACGTGACCTTTGAGCCCGGTGCCCGCAACAATTGGCACTCGCACCCAGCCGGCCAGATTCTGGTTGTGACGGCTGGCATGGGCTACTACCAAGAACAGGGCAAGCCAGCCCAACTGTTGCGGCCGGGCGACGCCGTAAGCATAGCACCTGGTGTAGTACACTGGCACGGGGCTACGACTACCAGTCTGTTTACCCACCTGGCCATCGGCCCAAATTCCAGTCAAGGCATGGCAGACTGGGGCGCCCCCGTCACGGACGAAGAATACCAAGCAGCCCACCGCCCCTAG